The DNA segment gcacgtgcaagctTACTAGTCAATAAAAATCATCAAATTTGCTGCGTTTACgtacccaaaaaaaaaaagctcatcATCCTTGTTTTTTGTGCAGACTACTTCCTCCATTttaaaatagtctacattctagccttaaaatttgttctgaaatactctacattctagcttttagtcaacaacaacactgaaatcGAAGTGGTTTTGGtctctttattggatgttgttgctttcaatgtagtttggattggttgtttacacatataagtagtactaataaatgcaatagtagaatgtagactaaatcaaaacggagggagtacaagtcaACAGATTTCCTTTACAAGAACTGGAGATCTTTTTTAGTAATCATTGTCTTTCTTTGAACTTCTGGGGAAAAAAGAGAACATGGGAGATTGAGTATATTGAAAGTCCTCAGCCTATGTTTTTGTGGAAACAGTTGGCGAAgagattttatatttttatagaTGCTAAATAAAAGGTTAGTGTAAAAGTCCTGCAGGCCATTGCAGTTGATTAGTTTGAGTGATCAGAAAGACGACACTTGGAGCAAAACAACAACAGTCAGTGTTTGCTTAACTGGGCCGTACACATCAAGTACTATACTTTGCTAAATGATCAATACGGTTTTGGATTGGTCTCCTGCTTAATCAGCATCGTATTTGTACTTCAGTCCTTCCATTCTTCCTCATCTCATTGCAGGCTCCTCCAAGTCCGATGCTACTTCTCCCATCACAGGCGGCTATCATTTGGTCCTAACTCAGGCTGCACAACTGTTTCGGCGTGTTGGCGTTTGCGGCTTAATTCTGACGTCGAAACCGAATTGACAGCTTTCATGACGGGAATGTCGACAGGATGCGATTGGCACGAACCCGTGTAAGATGTCGTGTCCTCTGTTATGATTTCATTTCATCCGTAAACGTGAATGGATTAATTACGTGCTTTAAATCTGGATTGGTTATCACTGTCGTCGACAGTTTCGAATTTCCGATTtccctttcatgtcacttgcagcTTGCAGGTAGCTGCTGCATGTCGGCTCTATTTCTAGCAATAATGTGAAAAAGGCAAGGTGCAAACTGCAAAAGTGGTATTCCCTGACAGTATAAAACTGCTGTCCATGGCATGGCAGTCCGTCTATTACTGCGCTTCAATCACACTTCACAGACTCACAGTTCACACCATTTGTTAGCGGCAATGGCGTCGATGGAggagtcgtcttcgtcgtcgttcaGGACGCCGGGCTCCGTGCCTTTCAAGTGGGAGCTCCGGCCGGGCATCCCAAAGCAACCTGAAGGTGACGGCGCCGACCTGCCAGCGTCAGCGTCTTCGTCGCTGCAGCTCCCTCCAAGGCTCCCGCTGTCTCCAGCCGCTGCTGCCGCGTCGCCTCCGCGGTCGTTGCAGCTCCCCCCAAGGCTCGCGGTGCCTCCCTCCAGCGCAGGCGCGCGCGGCCTCGCTTCGGCATCGATGCGACGGAGCTGCGCGGCCGTGTCAGCGCAgccgtcgacggcgacgacgccgCGGCACCGGCGGTCCATGTCGGCCCGGTTCGCGACGTCGCTCGCGCTGCCCTTTACGGGGCCGCGGTGGCGTGGCCGATCGAAGGACGAGGATGACGTCGCGTTCGCGGCCATCTACGGCGACAAGATCGTGTCGTAGATGAACCTATGTGTCTCGTCGGACTGTGATTATCAGTAATGCCTTGCTTCAGTTAGGAATCGATTATTGGATACTCGTCAGTACTGTTTGTGTAGATTGCCTCGTAATTACCTGCTGGCTGCTGCCAATCAGGATACACTGTCAGTGTGCTCACACGTTCCCGTTTCAAGAATTAATTTTGCTTCGTGTATATCAACAATTCAGCATACACTGCCATAGGAGTAAGGATAacaattttacccacgggtatgggtacccgcgggtaccgtacccACATGGACAGGATATGGATACACTTTTATGCCTATGGATAGTATCCATATACAGATATATTATCTGTTAAATCATCGGTAGGGCACGAATATAGCCTCATACCCGCGGGTATACCCACACTCTGCCCATTTATTGTAAATTTTCTTCGTGACATTTCTACTTTCATTGACTTTTGAGCGAATGTGATTATTATATCttgttaattgttatgtactcagCTATCTGTTATTGAGTTGAGGTaattcattttttaattaaatttgTTATATATCAATAAATTTATTAAAATTGCGAGTGACTTTTGTACAATTTGACCTACCCACCAGGTACCCGTCGGGTATGGGTATGagtaaagttttatacccatggATATGGGTATGGGCAGAAGTTTGTACCCACTGACGACTATAcaggtatgggtatggtattgttCTACCCTGCCCCATACCctgcacattgccatccttatataCAAGAGGTACATCAAGTAGAAGAAACGTCATATCTCTATTTATGATTTTGACTCAAGACAATCAATTGCAAGATTTGTGAACCCCGCAAATATCGGAGCCTCGAATCAAACTTGAAAGTTTTTTTAATAATACAAACTATTTATTTAATTCTTGGAATAGCACGCgattttaaaaaatttcaaaagTGTGACCCAGTCGGTCACTAGCTGAACGATCGGAAATCCGCTGAAAAGTAGTTGGTCGATAGCTGACCAATTGGTCAGGTCCCGACCGACCGGCCGTCTGCTGTCTGAACGGCCATCTAACAGCCGATAGCCGATGATTTGCATGGATTTAGTTTAGGGTTAGTACGAATGATATCTCCCGGCACTTCTCCCCCACTCTTTTCCCGCCACCGCTTTCCCGCCATATTTCCCCCCTCTCCCGCTACTGTTCTCCCGCCACCACTTTCCCgccatattttcccgccacgctcTCGGATTTTTGCCTATAAAAAGCAGGGATCGACACACTTCGCTGCACAGGTGCTTCTACCCCTCTTTTTCCTGCCATCTCACATTTAGCTACGATGAGCATGCCGTGATCTGACCAGGAGTCTAGACCGACGAAGGCTAAGGCTGCAAGTTTTCCCCCGGGTGTGAGagcggagcggtgttggtgcggcTGTCTTGCGaaggttaagcaggtggaggatttctcAGATCAGTTTGGCATGAAAATTTTCATATGTGCGAACtatatgagcatgatccaccccgaagttcagcttcgtcgtccaccaggccgccGGTATGTTTTGACCTAATTTTATTTaggcataattttatttatgAATGTGGTTTAATGTTACTATTTGTGTTGTAGTCTCCACCGTCCCTATGCAgatggtttcactggatagacacggggcagccggattgggcgcgctaggaggttgaggagaaacaccgGCGTGCGTGGGCAACCTTCTTTGAAGAGGAGCGTCAGGAAAAGGCTCGTGCTAATGCTAAAGCAGAGCAAGAGGGGCAGATCCAGATATTAAGGGAGCAACAAGCTCGAAATCTcgaggtgaatcagaagaggatggacgatgaggctgcacgtaggtatgcAGAGGAAGATGTGCGCAGGGAGGCCCGTGAAGCAGAAATGAAGAAactaagggaaagagctgctGAGGCGCAAGCGCCAGAACAACGCGGCGACAAGTCCGAaaaatggccacggtggacgcACGGAAAGTAGAGTGATAAATTCCGGAAAATatatcttaatttcagttttagtttGTCGGCGTATCTTAAATTCCGCTGTAGTGATAAGCCGTATTTAAATTTCAGCTCTATTGTATCTTAATTTCCTGCGATGTTTTAATAAAGTACTATTGATTTAGCACGAAACGGTACAACTTAGTCAAGATACAACTTAAACGGTACAACATAGTCAAAGATACATCGGTACTGAAACTTAAATGGTACATCTTGGTGGAAGATACATCGGTAGCGAAACTTAAACACTAACAAAGGCAACACACCCTTTcccttgcccttcgacgatgcatcTCTCTTGCCTTTCGACGATGCAGCTCTCATGTCCTTTGTGCTAGGATCAAAGTCGTCGTCGGAGTCGATGATCGACGGTGCAACACTCTTTCCCTTCGAGGAGTTGGCACTTTTGCCCTTGGACGAAGCAGCTCTCATGGCCTTGGTGCTAGGCTCGAagacatcatcgtcgtcctcgctctcaATCTCCCAAAATGTTGGATATTTCAAAAGCTTTTCCTTCTCTTCATCATCCTTCCATGTTAGTGTCTTACACttctcattcaacctgataagctcaCACCTTATTTAATTCATGGGGGCTACGAGCAGGCATCTTCTTGAGTGGATATCCATGAGACCAAAGCTCAAATTCCCTACCCACCTTACGGAGCAGGCATCTTCTTGAGTGGATTCCCACACCCGAATATATCTGTAGGCGAGCGGACTTCGAACCTTC comes from the Lolium rigidum isolate FL_2022 unplaced genomic scaffold, APGP_CSIRO_Lrig_0.1 contig_34511_1, whole genome shotgun sequence genome and includes:
- the LOC124681163 gene encoding uncharacterized protein LOC124681163, translated to MASMEESSSSSFRTPGSVPFKWELRPGIPKQPEGDGADLPASASSSLQLPPRLPLSPAAAAASPPRAGARGLASASMRRSCAAVSAQPSTATTPRHRRSMSARFATSLALPFTGPRWRGRSKDEDDVAFAAIYGDKIVS